A window from Micromonospora terminaliae encodes these proteins:
- the alr gene encoding alanine racemase codes for MWQSEVRVDLDAIRDNVARLKSGTSAELMAVVKADGYGHGMVPAANAALDAGADWLGVCTLDEALLLRQQGVTAPVLAWLLDPGLPLHDGVAVGVDLGCASLTQLDEMIEAGRRADRPARLHLKIDTGLSRGGATVADWPALLEAAAKAQADGLVEVVGVWSHFVYADSPGHPTTDRQLAVFHEGLEMVERAGLRPRYRHLANSAATLTRPDTHFDLVRPGLAVYGLSPIEGEQFGLRPAMTARARVMLTKRVPAGTGVSYGHTYLTEQEANLAVVPLGYADGVPRHASNTGPVQLAGKRRTISGRVCMDQFVVDCGEDEVAAGDVATLFGSGADGEPTADDWAEAVGTINYEIVTRFGGVRVPRVYDGERP; via the coding sequence ATGTGGCAGTCGGAGGTGCGCGTCGATCTGGACGCGATCCGGGACAACGTGGCCCGGCTCAAGTCGGGCACCAGCGCCGAGTTGATGGCGGTGGTCAAGGCCGACGGCTACGGCCACGGCATGGTGCCGGCGGCCAACGCGGCGCTCGACGCCGGGGCGGACTGGCTCGGCGTCTGCACCCTCGACGAGGCGCTCCTGCTGCGGCAGCAGGGTGTGACCGCGCCCGTGCTGGCCTGGCTGCTCGATCCGGGGCTGCCGCTGCACGACGGGGTCGCGGTCGGTGTCGACCTGGGCTGCGCCAGCCTCACCCAGCTCGACGAGATGATCGAGGCGGGCCGGCGGGCGGACCGCCCGGCCCGGCTGCACCTCAAGATCGACACCGGGCTGTCCCGCGGCGGGGCCACCGTCGCCGACTGGCCGGCGTTGCTGGAGGCCGCCGCGAAGGCCCAGGCCGACGGCCTGGTCGAGGTGGTCGGCGTGTGGAGCCACTTCGTGTACGCGGACTCGCCCGGCCACCCCACCACCGACCGCCAGCTGGCGGTGTTCCACGAGGGGCTGGAGATGGTGGAGCGGGCCGGGCTGCGCCCCCGCTACCGGCACCTGGCCAACTCGGCCGCCACGCTGACGCGCCCGGACACCCACTTCGACCTGGTCCGCCCCGGTCTGGCCGTCTACGGCCTCTCCCCGATCGAGGGCGAGCAGTTCGGCCTGCGCCCGGCGATGACCGCCCGGGCCCGGGTGATGCTGACCAAGCGGGTCCCGGCGGGCACCGGCGTCTCGTACGGGCACACCTACCTCACCGAGCAGGAGGCGAACCTGGCGGTCGTCCCGCTCGGCTACGCCGACGGGGTGCCCCGGCACGCCTCGAACACGGGCCCGGTGCAGCTCGCCGGGAAGCGGCGGACCATCTCGGGGCGGGTCTGCATGGACCAGTTCGTCGTCGACTGCGGCGAGGACGAGGTGGCCGCCGGCGACGTGGCCACCCTCTTCGGCAGCGGGGCGGACGGCGAGCCCACCGCCGACGACTGGGCCGAGGCGGTCGGCACCATCAACTACGAGATCGTGACCCGGTTCGGCGGCGTCCGGGTGCCGCGGGTCTACGACGGCGAGCGCCCATGA
- a CDS encoding NAD(P)H-hydrate dehydratase, whose translation MRPVWRVADVRAAEAGLMATLPPGALMQRAAAGLARRCALLLGDRGGVYGARVLLLVGSGDNGGDALYAGAHLARRGAAVAALLLTPGRAHAEGLAALRAAGGRVVDRPPAVVDLVLDGIVGIGGTGGLRETADQLAASLAERIGRDGTRATVVAVDVPSGVAVDTGNVPLTASGRPCAVRADVTVTFGALKPALVVGPAAPLAGHIELVDIGLEPWLRGTPALRVTEWSDLVDWWPRLGSSSEKYSRGVVGVATGSATYPGAAVLSVSGALAGPTGMVRYAGGARAEVLHQHPSVIATDRVAASGRVQAWVCGSGLGTGEESAAELRAVLAAPVPAVLDADALTLLVDGKLADRLRGRDAPIVVTPHDREYARLCGETPGTDRVGAALRLAAWMNAVVLLKGDRTIIGTPDGRAYVNPTGTPVLATGGTGDVLAGLLGSLLAAGLAPERAAAAAAYLHGLAGREAARGGPVTAPDVATALRPVLARLP comes from the coding sequence ATGAGACCGGTGTGGCGGGTCGCGGACGTACGCGCGGCGGAGGCGGGCCTCATGGCCACCCTGCCGCCCGGGGCGCTCATGCAGCGGGCCGCCGCCGGGCTGGCCCGCCGCTGCGCGCTGCTGCTCGGCGACCGGGGCGGCGTCTACGGCGCCCGGGTGCTGCTGCTGGTCGGGTCCGGCGACAACGGCGGCGACGCCCTCTACGCGGGCGCGCACCTGGCCCGCCGGGGCGCGGCCGTCGCCGCCCTGCTGCTCACCCCGGGCCGGGCGCACGCCGAGGGGCTGGCCGCGCTGCGCGCCGCCGGCGGGCGCGTCGTCGACCGGCCGCCGGCCGTGGTGGACCTGGTGCTGGACGGGATCGTCGGGATCGGCGGCACCGGCGGCCTGCGGGAGACCGCCGACCAGCTCGCCGCGAGCCTGGCCGAGCGCATCGGGCGGGACGGCACGCGCGCCACGGTGGTCGCGGTCGACGTGCCGAGCGGCGTCGCGGTGGACACCGGGAACGTGCCGCTCACCGCCTCGGGCCGGCCCTGCGCCGTCCGGGCCGACGTGACGGTCACCTTCGGCGCGCTGAAGCCGGCCCTGGTGGTCGGCCCGGCCGCGCCGCTCGCCGGGCACATCGAGCTGGTCGACATCGGGCTCGAGCCGTGGCTGCGCGGCACTCCGGCGCTGCGCGTCACCGAGTGGTCCGACCTGGTCGACTGGTGGCCCCGGCTCGGCTCGTCCTCGGAGAAGTACAGCCGGGGCGTGGTCGGGGTGGCGACCGGCTCGGCGACCTATCCGGGCGCGGCCGTGCTGTCGGTCAGCGGCGCGCTGGCCGGCCCCACCGGCATGGTCCGCTACGCGGGCGGCGCGAGGGCCGAGGTCCTGCACCAGCACCCGTCGGTGATCGCCACCGACCGGGTCGCCGCCTCGGGCCGGGTGCAGGCCTGGGTCTGCGGCTCCGGGCTGGGCACCGGCGAGGAGTCCGCCGCCGAACTGCGCGCGGTGCTCGCCGCGCCGGTGCCCGCGGTGCTCGACGCCGACGCGCTCACCCTGCTGGTCGACGGCAAGCTGGCGGACCGGCTGCGCGGGCGCGACGCGCCGATCGTGGTGACGCCGCACGACCGCGAGTACGCCCGGCTGTGCGGCGAGACCCCCGGGACGGACCGGGTGGGGGCGGCGCTGCGGCTGGCCGCCTGGATGAACGCGGTGGTGCTGCTCAAGGGCGACCGCACGATCATCGGCACCCCCGACGGCCGGGCCTACGTCAACCCCACCGGCACGCCCGTGCTGGCCACCGGGGGCACCGGCGACGTGCTGGCCGGGCTGCTCGGCTCGCTGCTCGCCGCCGGGCTGGCCCCGGAGCGGGCGGCCGCCGCGGCCGCGTACCTGCACGGGCTGGCCGGCCGGGAGGCGGCGCGCGGCGGTCCGGTGACCGCGCCCGACGTGGCGACCGCGCTCCGCCCGGTGCTGGCCCGCCTGCCCTGA
- a CDS encoding holo-ACP synthase, which produces MIVAVGIDVVLVDRFTRSLARTPSLADRLFTETERHTRSGSPRSPESMAARFAAKEAVAKALGAPAGLSWHDCEVVPDEAGRPWLSVTGTVAAAAAERGISRWHLSLSHDGGIASAMVVAEG; this is translated from the coding sequence GTGATCGTGGCTGTCGGCATCGACGTCGTGCTGGTCGACCGGTTCACCCGGTCCCTGGCGCGCACGCCGTCGCTCGCCGACCGGCTCTTCACCGAGACCGAGCGCCACACCCGCTCCGGCAGCCCGCGCTCGCCGGAGTCGATGGCCGCGCGGTTCGCCGCGAAGGAGGCGGTGGCCAAGGCGCTCGGCGCGCCGGCCGGGCTCAGCTGGCACGACTGCGAGGTCGTGCCCGACGAGGCCGGCCGGCCCTGGCTGAGCGTCACCGGCACGGTTGCCGCCGCGGCGGCCGAGCGCGGGATCAGCCGCTGGCACCTGTCGTTGTCGCACGACGGCGGGATCGCGTCGGCCATGGTGGTCGCGGAAGGGTGA
- a CDS encoding type VII secretion target, translating into MGEEPLHVEPELLRGVARELTDDAYRLARGPAAEPGLVVPADGWRAGVALADLEAAVQRWCGSLAARVAATGEAVRAAADGYEAVDERAARRFAGIPR; encoded by the coding sequence ATGGGCGAGGAGCCGTTGCACGTCGAGCCGGAGCTGTTGCGTGGGGTGGCCCGGGAGCTGACCGACGACGCCTACCGCCTGGCGCGGGGGCCGGCCGCCGAGCCGGGGCTGGTGGTGCCGGCCGACGGCTGGCGGGCCGGGGTGGCGCTGGCCGACCTGGAGGCGGCCGTGCAGCGCTGGTGCGGGTCGCTCGCCGCCCGGGTGGCGGCCACCGGCGAGGCGGTCCGCGCCGCCGCCGACGGCTACGAGGCCGTGGACGAGCGTGCCGCCCGCCGGTTCGCCGGGATCCCCCGATGA